The following nucleotide sequence is from Rickettsiales bacterium.
TCTTTTTCAGAGCCTTTTTCGCTCAACAAAACTTTATCAGAAAGCTCAGCAATAAATGGTTCTGACGGACTATATTCCTTACCACCCGCACCAAAAAGCAGAGAGAAATCAACCTCGCTTGAAGTAGTTTTAACATCTAACTTAGCAGAAGCATCAACGCCGTTTACTTCCAAAAATTTAGTGAGAGCTTTTTCTATCCACTCATTTGCAGGTTTTTCAAAATCTACATCACAATCAATTCTATCAAAAACCCTTGTTGCACCTAACTTTTCAAGCCTTTCATCAACATCTTTTCCCGCACCACAAAATTTAACATAGGATCTATCACCTAAAGCACAAACTGCAAAATTTAAGCTTTTTGGCATATTTGGAGCATTATCATTGAGCAGGTTTTTATAAAATTCAGTTGCTCTTTCTGGTGGGTCGCCTTCACCCCAAGTGCTTAGGAAAACCAACAAATTTTTATGCTCGGTAAGTTTTGGAATTTCCAAACTAAACATATCTTCAACAACAGGCTTGAAACCCCTAGATTTTGCAATTTTTGCTGCTTTTGCTGCTAAGCCCTCAGAATTACCCGATTCCGAACCATAAATAATTAATAATGGAATTGCGTTTGCTGAAACAACTTGCTCACCCGCAGCAGAATTTGAGAGGGCATAACCACCCAAAAACGCAGAAAGATAGAGAGATTGCTCTTTAGAAAGGCTTGGAACAAGAGATTCAATCAGCTTTCTCTGCTCATTAGAAAAATTAGGTGTGCTGTTATCTGGCAATTTGAATAATATTAAGTTTGGGCTTTGTTACTAAAATTGTGGATATTTTTCAACATTATTTTAATTAATTTAGGTTTAGACCATAAAAAAATTTGTAATAATTGCCTAAATCAAAACTTGTAACTAATGTGATAGACCGAATTAATTTAGGATTTTATGAAAAAAATAGCTCTTTTAGCTTCAGTTTTAGTGGTTTTATCTCCAAATATTTCAAATGCTCAGAATTTTAATTACCCAGCTTCAATGAAGCATAAATTAAGCGTTGATGGTGGCTTAATGTTTGCAAGAGGTAACACAAAAGCTGATAATCTCAATGCAAATTTCAATTTGGAATCAACTAAAGGTAAATTTACTAATAATCTGATGGGAAGGGCAATAAATCTTAAGCAAAATAGCCAAAGGGCTGATGAAGATTATTTGCTAAATAACAAATTAAAATATGATCTCTCGGAAAAAACTTACGGCTTTGGTGAGCTTGAGTATTTTAATGATAGATTTGCTGGTTTTGAACATAGAATGCATGAATTAGCGGGTCTTGGTTACTATATTAGGAATGACGACAAAGTTAAATTATCTGTTGAAGGTGGTGGTGGTGCAAGACAAACTAATTTTACTGGCAATAAAGAAGATATTAATGAGTTTGTTGCAAAAGCTGGTGGTGACTTGAATTATGTTCTTAATGAAAATGTAGAATTTAACCAAAATGTTGGATATTATTGGGGTTCAGATTTGCAAGTTACAAGATCACAAACTTCTCTAAAAGCTGATTTAATAGACGATGTTTATTTCAAAGCGGGATATTTAATTGAGAATAATTCTGAAGTGCCGATCGGCAGAAAAAATAATGATCAATTAACAACTATCGGGATTGGCTACGAATTTGCTAGCGAATAATTTATTAAATCTATTTTAGTTGCTTTCTCTCTGATGCTAGAGTAAATGAACTAGCTAGAGTTTATCTAAGAATTCAGTACACACCCTTAGTTAGCTTTAACTAAATAAAAATTCGGGACAAGAAATTACTCAGCCTTAGGGGTTTCTTCGGTTTTGTTAGCTTCTGTAGTAGTTATTTGAGAGGCTTTTTTATTTTCCACTTCGTTAACTGAACCAGCTGTGCCAACTTTAATTTTGCCTGCTAAAAATTTATTCTTAAGCTCTTCCGCCTCAGCTTCACCTCTCGCAACATTAACATAAACTTGTGCTGTAACGCCTTCACCTAAATCAATGTAAATTTGGTAAAAACCAACAAATTTGATTGCTGTTGAGATTGTTACATTTTTTCTATCAATTTCAACTGAGGTTTCTTTTTTAAGTTCAGCAACAACATCAGATGAATTAACTGCACCATAAAGCCTTCCATCATCACCAGCTTGCTTGATAACAGCGAGGATTTTATTTCTAATTTTTTCAGCAATTTTATTAGCTTCAGCCTCTCTTTTTTTAGATTGCGCTTGAAGCTCAGCTTTTTTAGATTCAAAATCTATTACATTTTGCTTGGTTGCAAAAACAGCTTTACGATTTGGAATAAGAAAATTTCTTGCATAGCCAGACTTAACTTCAACCAACTCGCCAACTTCGCCAAGATTTTTTAATTTTTCTAATAAAATAACTTTCATAAAAATTCAAAATTTAATAATTAAATTATTGATTGCTAACATAAGGTAGCAACGCAATGTTACGAGCTAGCTTGATAGATTCCGCAAGCTCTCTTTGCTTTTTAGCGGTGATAGAAGTAATTCTTCTTGGAAGAATTTTACCTCTTTCAGAAATAAATTTTTTAAGTAATGCAACATTTTTATAGTTTACAATAGGAGCATTTTCACCAGATAATGGGCATTCTCTCTCTCTCTTAGAGAAAACCTGCGGAAGCATAGCAGGGTTTATCTGAAATTTTGATTCGTCTAATTTCTTTTTATCTTTTCTGTAAGCCATAAAACCTCAATTAATCTTCACTGTTTAAGTTTGTGTTATCGTTGGAAATCTTTTCAACTTTAATAGTTAAATCCCTAATTATATCTTCGCTAATGCCAAGCCTTCTTCTAAGCTCAGAAATTGTAGAAGCTTTAGCTTCAAAGCCAAAATGAACATAATGCCCTTTTTTGCTTTTTTTAATTTTGTATGCAAGATCCCTCAAGCCCCAAAATTCTTTTTTAATTAGTTTATCACCTGCAGAAGTGATAACTTCTTCAAAGCTAGCCACAACCTTTTCAACGTCAGCCTGTGCAAGCTCTGGGCGAATAATAAATGTAGTTTCGTATAGTGCCATAAATTTATTTTATATGCTTTTTAGGAGGCGGATAATAGCGTGCTAAAACCTATTTGCAACCAATTTTTTTAACTATGTTGCAATTTTAGCAAAAGATGAATTACATTAAACATTTCAAAGGGTTAAAATTTTGATTCCTGTTAAGATGCAACTTAAGACTTTTTTATTTTGTTATAAAGCAATGAAACCACAAAATAATTATAAAAATAAAATTAAAACTTCTTAAAACTACTTTAATTAGATTAATAGTTGATTATAGTATTTAGTATAATTAGACTTAACATAAAAATGTTTTGTAATGCCTAGAATGAATGAACCAGAGAAATTATCAACTGAAGATGTCAAGATGCTCACTCAACAAGGCAACCTTGAAACTAAAGTAAAAGTTGTTGATAAGATATCTGGACAATATGCCACTAAAGGGTTTTCTGATAAAGAAAAGGGTTTGGCTGAAGAAATTTTCCGATTACTTATTAAATACGCTGAGGTTGGGGTTAGAAAGTCGCTTGCTGAAAATCTGATGAACACTGATGAAGTGCCAAGAGATGTTCTTCTTACTCTAGCAAAAGACATTGATGATGTATCTCGCCCCATTTTAGAGTTTTCACAAATTTTAACTGATGATGACTTAGTTGAGATTATCAAAACTTCTAACAGCACTGAAAAGCAAATTGCTATTGCTAGAAGGGAAGGTTTGTCTGAGAATGTTTCTGGTGCATTAGTTGAAGTTAATAATGAAGATGTTATTTCAAACCTATTACAAAACGCTACCGCACAAATAAACGAAAAGGATTATCTAACCATTGTCGATACTCACGCAAATAAAGAAGATATTATCGAGTCTCTAATTACTCGCGGCTCAATTCCTTCTCATGTTGTAGTTAGCGTCACCAAAAAAGTTTCTGAGGCAATTCGCAGTAAGTTAGAAACAAAATATAGTTGTAACTTTGATAAAATTAACTCTCTCTTCAAGGATTCTGGAGAGATTGCGGCTTTCCGTTTTGGCAATATGAAAATCTTCGGTGAGGATTTAATTGAGCTGATAAATATGCTCGAAAGCAATAACCAGCTCGAACAAGCCCTTGAGCCAATTCACGGCAAATTAACTTTTATCCTTAATGATTTTGAGCCTATTGGTCAGTTTGTGCCAATTTCTGCTATTGCACTTGGTAACAAAACAATGTTTGAAATCTGCATGGCAAGGCTTGCTGGTGTTAAATTTTCAAATATTAGAAAATTAGTTA
It contains:
- a CDS encoding DUF481 domain-containing protein, which encodes MKKIALLASVLVVLSPNISNAQNFNYPASMKHKLSVDGGLMFARGNTKADNLNANFNLESTKGKFTNNLMGRAINLKQNSQRADEDYLLNNKLKYDLSEKTYGFGELEYFNDRFAGFEHRMHELAGLGYYIRNDDKVKLSVEGGGGARQTNFTGNKEDINEFVAKAGGDLNYVLNENVEFNQNVGYYWGSDLQVTRSQTSLKADLIDDVYFKAGYLIENNSEVPIGRKNNDQLTTIGIGYEFASE
- the rplI gene encoding 50S ribosomal protein L9, with product MKVILLEKLKNLGEVGELVEVKSGYARNFLIPNRKAVFATKQNVIDFESKKAELQAQSKKREAEANKIAEKIRNKILAVIKQAGDDGRLYGAVNSSDVVAELKKETSVEIDRKNVTISTAIKFVGFYQIYIDLGEGVTAQVYVNVARGEAEAEELKNKFLAGKIKVGTAGSVNEVENKKASQITTTEANKTEETPKAE
- the rpsR gene encoding 30S ribosomal protein S18; this translates as MLPQVFSKRERECPLSGENAPIVNYKNVALLKKFISERGKILPRRITSITAKKQRELAESIKLARNIALLPYVSNQ
- the rpsF gene encoding 30S ribosomal protein S6, with product MALYETTFIIRPELAQADVEKVVASFEEVITSAGDKLIKKEFWGLRDLAYKIKKSKKGHYVHFGFEAKASTISELRRRLGISEDIIRDLTIKVEKISNDNTNLNSED
- a CDS encoding DUF2336 domain-containing protein, coding for MPRMNEPEKLSTEDVKMLTQQGNLETKVKVVDKISGQYATKGFSDKEKGLAEEIFRLLIKYAEVGVRKSLAENLMNTDEVPRDVLLTLAKDIDDVSRPILEFSQILTDDDLVEIIKTSNSTEKQIAIARREGLSENVSGALVEVNNEDVISNLLQNATAQINEKDYLTIVDTHANKEDIIESLITRGSIPSHVVVSVTKKVSEAIRSKLETKYSCNFDKINSLFKDSGEIAAFRFGNMKIFGEDLIELINMLESNNQLEQALEPIHGKLTFILNDFEPIGQFVPISAIALGNKTMFEICMARLAGVKFSNIRKLVTDLDHGLKALYDRAHLPDALFEAVRFSIWVINQMDIESEKFGTPKAKDDLHEYIKKIISLSRGKKIKNLSSFISIIKKHIDRQDGEW